GGTGCAGACGCGCTGGCCGGGCCTGCGAAACGGCCGAAGAAATTCTGCTGCGGCGCATTCGACGCCACCATCACACCACTTGCGATCTGGCCACCACCGAAGGGATCGACGCCGGGAACGCGCTGGCCCTTGCGGACATAAGACGCCATCAGATAGGGCATGTCATGGCCCGTCATATCGGCTGGGCCAACATATTTGACCTTCACATTAGCTGTGCCGTGGCCCTTGACGTCAAGAAGTTCGGCTGCCTTGTCGGAGAGATCGATCAGGCGATTGGCGTGGAACGGGCCACGATCGTTGACGCGGACAATGACCGAACTGCCGGTATCGAGATTGGTAACACGGGCGTAGCTGGGGAGCGGCATGGTCGGATGGGCGGCGGAAATGCCGTATTGGTCATAGACTTCGCCATTGGCCGTGTAGCGCCCATGGAAAGCCGAGCCATACCAGGAGGCAAGCCCGGATGCTTCGTAATTGGGGTTCTCGCGTGGCTTATAGACCTTGCCAGCGACCACGTAGGGGTTTCCGACCAGACGGCGACCGCCGCCTTTTGGCACAGGGCCGTTTTCCACCACACGCGGGCTGGCCTTCACGCCATAGGCAGATTCGGCAAAATATTCCTTGCTGCGTTTCTTGGTCGTGCTGACCTTGCTCACATCATGGTTGGCGCCGCA
The nucleotide sequence above comes from Agrobacterium vitis. Encoded proteins:
- a CDS encoding septal ring lytic transglycosylase RlpA family protein yields the protein MAWVVLAGVAVTSCGANHDVSKVSTTKKRSKEYFAESAYGVKASPRVVENGPVPKGGGRRLVGNPYVVAGKVYKPRENPNYEASGLASWYGSAFHGRYTANGEVYDQYGISAAHPTMPLPSYARVTNLDTGSSVIVRVNDRGPFHANRLIDLSDKAAELLDVKGHGTANVKVKYVGPADMTGHDMPYLMASYVRKGQRVPGVDPFGGGQIASGVMVASNAPQQNFFGRFAGPASASAPQPKTAKPVVAPASASAYGSNSYPVSASANAPRPVQRQPVAVSRPEPTRIEPTREWQAPAIASAEPMPQPRNAASTGVARREMAPVAAPQPVRATATRQKPVSAPSGGGLPPGWHVGPAPVTANAYSNPNEG